A stretch of DNA from Yoonia sp. BS5-3:
CCTATTTTGAGTGGTCCTGTCATTTTCATTATTATGCTCTCCTCATGCTCAGGAATAACCGCTGCAGCGGCATGCGCACCATATTGTCCAGTGCGCCCGTAAAGAGGATCACCAATGCCTGTATTACGATGATCAACTCACGGGGTATCGACGTCCATAGGGCGAGTTCTGCGCCGCCTTGATATAGAAAGCCGAAAAGAAGGGCCGCCACCAATACCCCGAAAGGATGGTTGCGCCCCATCAGTGCGACGGCGATGCCAATAAAGCCCGCCCCCTCCACTGCGTTCAGGACCAGCCGTTCGGCCTCGCCCTGTACGTTGTTGATGGCCATCATGCCGGCGAGTGCGCCTGAGATAAGCATGGAAACCATAATGATCTTGGTCGGGCTGATGCCCGCGTATTTTGCGGCCGATTCGGATTGTCCGAAGGACCGGATTTCATAGCCCAGCCGCGTCCGCCAGATCAGCGCCCAGACAAGGACGCAGGCCGCGATGGCCACAAAGAAGGTCACATTCGCCGGGGCACCGCGAAACAGCGGTGTTTCACCGAAGCTGAACATGTCTTGGAAAGACGGCAGTTGCGTCGCTTCTGGGAATTTGGGTGTTGCGGGCTCCATCCCTGGGGCTTTCAAAGCGCCGATCAGCA
This window harbors:
- a CDS encoding ABC transporter permease yields the protein MDAMPKWADVILIPLISILLAAVLSALVILAIGESPLAALQLMIEGALGSTYGWGYTLYYATNFIFTGLAVSIAFHARLFNIGGEGQAVLGGLGVALACLYIPWPHWTLALLGASVMAAIFGAAWAAIPAFLQAKRGSHIVITTIMFNFIAAALLNYLLIGALKAPGMEPATPKFPEATQLPSFQDMFSFGETPLFRGAPANVTFFVAIAACVLVWALIWRTRLGYEIRSFGQSESAAKYAGISPTKIIMVSMLISGALAGMMAINNVQGEAERLVLNAVEGAGFIGIAVALMGRNHPFGVLVAALLFGFLYQGGAELALWTSIPRELIIVIQALVILFTGALDNMVRMPLQRLFLSMRRA